A genomic region of Methanobacterium sp. SMA-27 contains the following coding sequences:
- a CDS encoding RibD family protein yields the protein MNMLPKVIIYNAVSLDGKLNFFNIDSKLYYEIASKWNVDAVLMGSNTLLKGFNAETGEVCGWANFDVDETDYFPLLVVPDSGGQIRIWNKVLEMPFIKDILVLCSRSTPQEYMNFLEDSDIKYMVIGYNKVNLGTALEELNTQFGVKSLRVDSGGTLNGVLLRNDLVDEVCVLLNPVLVGGISPNSIYKAPDLKTSEEAIDLKLIKMELLKNEIIFLQYRVMKYQF from the coding sequence ATGAATATGTTACCAAAAGTAATAATTTACAATGCAGTAAGTCTGGATGGCAAATTAAATTTTTTTAATATAGATTCTAAACTTTATTATGAAATCGCATCTAAATGGAATGTTGATGCGGTTTTAATGGGCAGTAATACTCTTCTTAAAGGATTTAATGCTGAAACAGGAGAAGTATGTGGTTGGGCGAATTTTGATGTTGATGAAACAGATTATTTTCCTTTACTTGTTGTACCTGATAGTGGCGGACAAATACGTATCTGGAACAAAGTGCTTGAAATGCCCTTTATAAAGGATATTTTAGTTTTATGTTCTAGATCTACACCACAAGAATATATGAATTTCTTAGAGGATAGTGATATTAAATATATGGTTATTGGTTATAACAAAGTTAATTTGGGAACTGCTCTTGAGGAATTAAACACCCAATTTGGAGTTAAATCTCTACGTGTTGATAGTGGGGGTACTTTAAATGGGGTACTTTTAAGGAATGATTTGGTTGACGAAGTTTGCGTGCTTTTAAACCCGGTTTTGGTTGGAGGAATATCTCCCAATTCCATTTATAAAGCACCTGACTTGAAAACTTCTGAGGAAGCTATAGACTTGAAACTTATTAAAATGGAACTATTGAAGAATGAGATAATTTTCTTGCAGTATAGAGTCATGAAATACCAATTTTAA
- a CDS encoding alpha/beta fold hydrolase encodes MKELYLKEKGTENAETIIFLHSGAMASWMYDEQITAFNDYHCIIPDLPEHGQSIDVKPFTITDSAERITNIILDHTNNGRAHLVGISLGAQIILQILSTTPNVVDHAIISGTLMRTIPQTETILKLLDHAIKVYTPVKDTDFFIKANMRTYNMPKHLFDNFKESTQLINHDALERILTENMLFKQPDGLEKVETPVLVMTGEKDYKIIKESAYDLIKTLQISKGYMAPKLGHLWNLESPDLFNKVLRSWINNIDVSGILLPLKY; translated from the coding sequence ATGAAAGAGTTATACCTAAAAGAAAAGGGTACAGAGAATGCAGAAACCATAATATTTCTTCATAGTGGAGCTATGGCAAGTTGGATGTATGATGAACAGATAACAGCTTTTAACGATTATCATTGTATCATTCCGGATCTTCCAGAACATGGACAAAGTATTGATGTAAAGCCATTCACTATAACTGATTCAGCAGAAAGGATAACCAATATCATACTTGACCATACGAATAATGGGAGAGCTCATCTTGTTGGAATTTCCCTCGGTGCTCAGATTATATTACAGATTCTAAGTACAACGCCTAATGTGGTTGATCATGCAATTATTAGTGGTACACTTATGCGTACAATTCCACAAACCGAAACAATTTTAAAACTTCTTGATCATGCAATCAAGGTATATACTCCAGTGAAGGATACAGATTTTTTTATAAAAGCTAATATGCGCACGTACAATATGCCAAAACATCTTTTTGATAATTTCAAGGAATCAACACAACTTATTAACCATGATGCTCTGGAGAGAATACTAACAGAAAATATGCTTTTCAAACAGCCTGACGGCCTAGAAAAGGTTGAAACACCAGTCCTTGTAATGACAGGTGAGAAAGATTATAAGATCATCAAAGAATCAGCTTATGATTTGATAAAGACATTGCAGATTTCTAAAGGATACATGGCCCCTAAATTAGGGCATCTTTGGAATTTAGAATCTCCTGATCTTTTTAATAAGGTTTTGAGAAGTTGGATAAATAATATTGATGTATCTGGTATTTTATTACCTTTGAAATATTGA
- a CDS encoding N-acetyltransferase produces the protein MDIRKFDSNKHDINEVSLLIYETDKNLFSTFLDKNPDKAVKKLKKLIVAGNNCYGKENLYITENDEGEIGGIIVAFRGDEVKFIDEAKVFMDTMNFLDFLKLTIVKPVYDKITASSIESDDFYLGNLVVAQNSRGQGIGTELLKSSFKLAHDKKCKRVLLDVLFGNERAKNLYDRLGFKVCGEKSFKWIGKDDGTYGMEYLLDE, from the coding sequence ATGGATATTCGAAAATTTGATTCAAATAAACATGATATTAATGAAGTTTCTTTACTCATCTATGAAACAGATAAGAATCTGTTTTCAACTTTTCTTGATAAAAACCCGGATAAAGCTGTAAAAAAACTTAAAAAGCTTATAGTAGCGGGGAATAATTGTTATGGTAAAGAAAATTTGTATATTACTGAAAACGATGAAGGTGAGATTGGAGGAATTATTGTTGCATTCAGGGGTGATGAAGTAAAATTCATTGATGAAGCAAAGGTATTTATGGACACCATGAATTTCTTAGATTTTTTAAAGCTTACCATTGTTAAACCAGTCTATGATAAGATTACAGCATCATCAATTGAAAGTGATGATTTCTATCTAGGCAATTTGGTTGTAGCGCAGAACTCCAGAGGTCAAGGTATTGGAACAGAACTACTTAAAAGTTCATTCAAACTTGCACACGATAAAAAATGCAAAAGGGTTTTATTGGATGTTTTATTTGGAAATGAAAGGGCAAAAAATCTGTATGATCGGTTAGGTTTCAAAGTTTGCGGTGAAAAGAGTTTCAAATGGATTGGTAAGGATGATGGTACATATGGAATGGAATATTTGTTAGATGAATAA
- a CDS encoding DNA-directed DNA polymerase, whose translation MESKRFVLLDIDYITEDDKAVIRMFGKIKGDDEGKSIIVLDKHFKPYIYVVPKDEEKCIEDLNEFDEIEMVGWARKGYMGEIKDFLKITLNHPQDVPKLRDKIRDLDSVNNIMEHDIPFYRRYLIDKAIFPMAEVEVDGQCLDENSINFMCESDVCVFEMNGEPKPINSEFPELKTLSFDIEVRNPKGMPQSEEDPIIMISLSSNYGLQKVLSTKKSPLKYVETLKTEAHMLQRFVEIIKSENPDLLIGYNSDNFDMPYIRDRAAKLNVKLGIGTDGSGLKFMRRGYTNSALVKGRIHVDLYLLMRRYLQLDRYTLERVYRELFGVEKEDVPGDEIFEYWDNGGEMLEKLFKYSLDDAVAVTKIGEKMLPLSMEFTRIVGQPFFDIARMATGQMVEWYLIRKAYEIGDMVPNKPSSSQYSERRGKKAAGGYVKDPVMGLHENIVSFDFRSLYPSIIISKNVSPDTLVDECDINNCYVAPEVGHKFLKEPVGFVPSIIGNILKERVRLKTQMNNAENAREKQVLDVQQQALKRLANSMYGVYGYSRFRWYRIECAEAVTAWGRDFIKKTMVQAKKYGFKAIYADTDGFYATYIPKDDIHDDK comes from the coding sequence ATGGAGAGTAAAAGATTCGTGCTTCTGGATATAGATTATATAACAGAAGATGATAAGGCTGTTATCAGGATGTTCGGTAAAATTAAGGGAGATGATGAGGGTAAATCAATAATCGTCCTTGATAAGCATTTTAAACCATATATCTATGTTGTTCCCAAAGACGAAGAGAAATGTATTGAAGATTTGAATGAGTTTGATGAAATTGAGATGGTTGGTTGGGCACGAAAAGGATATATGGGTGAAATTAAAGATTTTTTAAAGATTACACTGAATCATCCCCAAGATGTTCCTAAATTAAGAGATAAGATAAGAGATCTTGATTCGGTTAACAATATAATGGAACATGATATTCCATTTTATCGAAGGTATTTAATTGACAAGGCAATATTTCCTATGGCCGAAGTTGAGGTTGATGGACAATGTCTTGATGAAAATTCAATTAATTTCATGTGTGAAAGCGATGTTTGTGTTTTTGAGATGAATGGCGAGCCAAAGCCGATAAATTCAGAATTTCCTGAACTCAAAACATTAAGTTTTGATATAGAAGTGCGTAATCCCAAGGGAATGCCCCAGTCCGAGGAAGATCCAATTATAATGATTAGTCTTTCAAGTAATTATGGATTACAAAAGGTTCTTTCAACCAAGAAATCCCCCTTAAAATATGTTGAAACCCTTAAAACAGAAGCACATATGCTCCAAAGATTTGTTGAAATAATCAAATCAGAGAACCCTGACCTTTTGATTGGTTATAATTCTGATAACTTTGATATGCCCTACATTCGTGATAGAGCAGCCAAACTCAATGTAAAATTGGGAATTGGAACAGATGGATCCGGTTTGAAGTTTATGAGACGAGGTTACACAAACTCTGCACTTGTAAAAGGGAGAATACACGTGGATCTTTATCTTTTAATGAGAAGGTATCTACAGCTAGATCGATATACCCTTGAAAGGGTTTACAGAGAGCTGTTTGGAGTGGAAAAGGAAGATGTTCCAGGGGATGAAATATTTGAGTACTGGGACAATGGTGGTGAAATGCTTGAAAAACTCTTCAAATATTCCCTTGATGATGCTGTAGCAGTCACAAAAATTGGAGAAAAAATGTTACCTTTGAGCATGGAATTTACTAGGATAGTTGGCCAACCATTCTTTGATATCGCCAGGATGGCAACAGGTCAGATGGTTGAATGGTATCTTATCAGAAAAGCTTATGAAATAGGAGATATGGTACCTAACAAACCTTCATCATCACAGTATTCTGAAAGAAGAGGTAAAAAAGCCGCAGGCGGTTATGTAAAAGATCCTGTTATGGGTTTACATGAAAATATTGTTTCTTTCGATTTCAGGAGCCTATACCCCAGCATAATAATCTCTAAAAATGTTTCACCCGACACATTAGTTGATGAATGTGACATAAACAATTGTTATGTAGCACCTGAAGTAGGTCATAAGTTTCTAAAAGAACCTGTTGGCTTTGTTCCATCAATAATTGGGAATATTTTGAAAGAAAGAGTAAGACTTAAAACTCAAATGAACAATGCTGAGAATGCACGGGAAAAACAGGTATTAGATGTTCAGCAACAGGCTCTTAAAAGATTAGCAAATTCCATGTATGGTGTTTATGGATATTCCAGATTTAGATGGTACAGAATAGAATGCGCAGAGGCTGTAACTGCTTGGGGAAGAGATTTTATTAAAAAAACAATGGTTCAAGCTAAAAAATATGGTTTTAAGGCCATTTATGCAGATACAGATGGGTTCTATGCCACATATATTCCAAAAGATGATATACATGATGATAAATAA
- a CDS encoding cysteine hydrolase family protein, with product MKRALLIIDVQNEYFTGKLPIKYPDNSFNNILIAMDIAKFQKIPIVLIQHTNPSDASTFAYGSDGWNIQSHIASKHHETLIEKTLPGSFTKTNLEDWLKKHNIDSVTIAGYMTQMCCDTTARQAFDLGFNVEFLSDATGTLDVFNYAGICQCGRTTSFNLDYTSHEV from the coding sequence ATGAAGAGGGCACTTCTGATAATCGATGTTCAAAATGAGTATTTTACAGGAAAATTACCAATAAAGTACCCTGATAATTCATTTAATAATATTTTAATTGCTATGGATATAGCAAAATTTCAAAAAATTCCAATTGTGCTTATACAACATACCAATCCATCTGATGCTTCAACATTTGCCTATGGAAGTGATGGATGGAACATTCAGAGCCATATAGCTTCAAAACATCATGAGACATTAATTGAAAAGACCCTTCCCGGAAGTTTTACTAAAACTAATCTGGAAGACTGGTTGAAAAAACATAATATAGACAGTGTTACAATTGCAGGCTATATGACCCAAATGTGTTGTGACACAACAGCAAGACAGGCATTTGATCTAGGATTCAACGTGGAATTTCTTTCTGATGCAACTGGAACATTAGATGTGTTCAATTATGCAGGGATATGTCAGTGCGGAAGAACTACATCGTTCAATCTTGATTACACAAGCCATGAAGTTTAG
- a CDS encoding GNAT family N-acetyltransferase has protein sequence MISYLETDETELDLIKDLWEKLNHHHQLRSKNFHQDYLNILFEDRKDELIKKSNKGKLRLDLALDNTINKVVGYCISSFSYENGEIDSIYIDEKFRTLGIGDTLMKRALSWMDSNNVENRQIKISVGNDVAIKFYNQYGFHPKHVILKQLKNE, from the coding sequence ATGATAAGCTATCTTGAAACTGATGAGACTGAACTTGACCTTATAAAAGACTTGTGGGAAAAACTTAACCATCACCATCAGTTAAGATCTAAGAACTTCCATCAAGATTATTTAAATATTCTTTTTGAGGACAGAAAGGATGAATTAATTAAAAAATCTAACAAAGGAAAGTTAAGATTAGATTTGGCTTTAGATAATACGATTAATAAGGTGGTAGGATATTGTATAAGTTCATTTTCATATGAAAACGGTGAAATTGACTCAATATATATAGACGAAAAATTTCGCACTTTGGGTATTGGAGATACCCTTATGAAGCGTGCACTGAGCTGGATGGATTCAAATAATGTAGAAAATAGACAAATAAAAATATCTGTGGGTAATGATGTTGCAATAAAGTTTTACAATCAATATGGCTTCCATCCTAAACATGTCATTCTTAAACAATTGAAAAATGAATAA
- a CDS encoding trans-aconitate 2-methyltransferase, with protein MVDKSLKSKFDRGAKKYDRQRHQIIPNLDQMYSIMTELASCKIPGPKILDLGAGTGLLTNYMLKKYSRGHFTLLDISDEMLNIARERFKGNPNFKFINGDYLEADFVEKYDIVISSLSIHHLKDHSKRIIYSKIYESLNIGGIFLNLDQVYAPSLENEDIYQRNWFEKIELKSLSPSETGIIFDRMKHDRPATLENNLKWLKSCGFTNVDVFYKYYNFCILYGKK; from the coding sequence ATGGTTGATAAAAGTTTAAAATCTAAATTTGACAGAGGTGCTAAAAAATACGACAGACAAAGGCATCAAATCATTCCAAATTTGGATCAAATGTACAGTATCATGACAGAACTTGCAAGTTGTAAGATACCAGGACCTAAAATACTGGATCTTGGAGCAGGTACAGGACTGCTTACCAATTACATGTTAAAGAAGTATTCTCGAGGACATTTTACATTATTGGATATTTCCGATGAAATGCTAAATATAGCCAGAGAAAGATTTAAAGGAAATCCTAATTTTAAATTTATTAATGGCGATTACCTTGAAGCTGATTTTGTTGAAAAGTATGATATAGTGATATCCTCACTATCCATTCATCATCTTAAAGACCATTCAAAAAGGATTATTTATTCTAAAATATATGAAAGCCTCAATATTGGAGGTATCTTCCTAAATTTAGACCAAGTATATGCACCTAGTTTGGAAAATGAGGATATTTATCAAAGGAATTGGTTTGAAAAAATTGAGTTAAAATCATTATCCCCAAGTGAAACAGGGATAATATTCGATAGGATGAAACACGACAGACCAGCAACTCTAGAAAATAATCTTAAATGGCTAAAAAGCTGTGGTTTCACAAATGTGGATGTTTTTTACAAATATTACAATTTCTGCATTTTATATGGTAAAAAGTGA
- a CDS encoding 4Fe-4S double cluster binding domain-containing protein, with product MFEEKLDKFARELGADFYGVADLTTAADFIKKQGGNSVTGYSTAISVGIKLLDTIVNELPNRFEKSVAVNYKHHTYDIINMRLDLITSRLSSTIQNKGYNALPIPASERYDNERICAVFSHKLAANMAGLGWIGKSCLLITPEAGPRVRWPTILTNAPINPTGKPVENRCGECTECIDTCPVSAFTGEIFNAEDDRDARYDARKCEKYFEIMEDAGKIPVCGLCIYNCPYGRDSIKF from the coding sequence TTGTTTGAAGAAAAACTGGATAAGTTTGCAAGAGAACTTGGAGCTGATTTTTATGGAGTTGCAGATTTAACTACAGCTGCAGATTTCATAAAAAAACAAGGAGGAAACAGTGTTACTGGTTATTCTACTGCAATTTCAGTAGGAATCAAATTATTAGATACTATTGTAAATGAACTCCCAAATAGATTTGAAAAATCTGTTGCTGTAAACTACAAACACCACACCTATGATATTATCAACATGCGCCTTGATCTTATAACATCACGTTTGAGCAGTACAATTCAAAATAAGGGATATAATGCTCTTCCGATTCCCGCATCTGAAAGATATGATAATGAACGGATTTGTGCAGTTTTTTCACATAAATTAGCAGCGAATATGGCAGGATTAGGTTGGATTGGTAAAAGTTGCCTTTTAATAACTCCCGAAGCTGGTCCCAGAGTAAGATGGCCAACAATACTTACAAATGCTCCAATTAACCCAACAGGAAAACCAGTTGAAAATCGTTGTGGCGAATGTACTGAATGTATTGATACATGTCCTGTTTCAGCATTTACAGGAGAAATTTTCAATGCAGAAGATGATCGTGATGCTAGATACGATGCTAGAAAGTGTGAAAAATACTTTGAAATAATGGAAGACGCCGGTAAAATACCCGTTTGTGGTTTATGCATTTATAACTGTCCCTATGGTAGAGATAGTATCAAATTTTAA
- the hypF gene encoding carbamoyltransferase HypF, protein MEKARIFVQGIVQGVGFRPTVYRIAHKMQINGYVRNMGNIVEIIVEGSEHEINAFINNLKENKPPISEITTLVIEWLEHDVQSEFNDFVILESLENFSGSSVIPPDIATCDNCMEEVFNNLDRRQKYPFIACTDCGPRFTVISSIPYDRVRTSMSDFPLCEDCTVEYTDPEDRRYHAEATCCPVCGPEVFLYKEEMIKYDNPVKEASKLIDEGNILAVKGIGGTHLVVKTTEDSPVEELRKRLGRYNQPFACMSPDVDTIKTFAEVSDNEKTTLTSRRRPIVVLNKNNNYFLSPSVSPVLHNLGVMLPYSALHHLLFTYTNEPAYVMTSANIPGEPMLIDNKEIISKLDGIADYYLLHNRKIVNRCDDSVVRFRGDDMAFIRRSRGYVPEPYDFTKIASDINVLALGPEIDVTFSLLKEGKCYVSQHIGDTTKYETFRYLENAVDHMMNITKTESVDVVACDLHPMFFTTKLAEKMGKDLGSEILKVQHHHAHAAALCVDNSVDELICIAADGVGYGDDGNAWGGEILLSHGSSYKRLGSLMQQNMAGGDLTTKYPARMVMSMLFKHIATDDLVDLMKTEYIEYFKHGNIEVDLVAKQLQQNFNTSITTSTGRVLDSISTVLGICGKRTYEGECAMKLESAAYYGKDTLEIPIEIDKSPINGMETLNTSKILISALEMKQNGGKIANIAVAAQKALALGLAEMAINAADKTGVKIIGGSGGVFYNEAISVTVKKAVESAGYNFVQHKNTCAGDGSVSIGQAAIAAWKSKGI, encoded by the coding sequence TTGGAAAAAGCCAGAATATTTGTGCAGGGAATAGTTCAGGGAGTTGGGTTCAGACCCACAGTGTACAGGATAGCTCATAAAATGCAAATTAATGGATATGTTCGTAACATGGGGAATATTGTCGAAATTATTGTTGAAGGGTCTGAGCATGAAATTAACGCGTTTATTAATAATTTAAAAGAAAATAAGCCCCCAATATCCGAAATAACCACTCTTGTAATAGAATGGTTAGAACATGATGTTCAATCTGAATTCAACGATTTTGTAATTCTTGAAAGTTTAGAAAACTTCTCTGGTTCCTCTGTTATACCACCAGACATTGCAACGTGCGACAACTGCATGGAAGAAGTATTTAATAATTTAGACAGGAGACAAAAATATCCATTCATTGCATGTACAGACTGTGGCCCACGTTTCACTGTTATAAGTTCAATTCCATACGATCGTGTTCGTACTTCCATGAGTGATTTTCCACTCTGTGAAGATTGTACAGTAGAATACACTGATCCTGAAGATCGCAGATACCACGCAGAAGCAACTTGTTGTCCAGTTTGTGGACCTGAAGTATTTTTATACAAAGAAGAAATGATTAAATATGATAATCCTGTGAAAGAAGCATCTAAATTAATTGATGAGGGAAATATTCTCGCTGTGAAAGGTATTGGAGGCACACACCTGGTTGTTAAAACAACTGAAGACAGTCCTGTTGAAGAACTTAGAAAAAGGCTTGGAAGATACAACCAACCATTTGCTTGTATGTCTCCCGATGTAGATACCATAAAAACCTTTGCAGAGGTTTCAGACAATGAAAAAACTACCTTAACATCCAGAAGACGGCCCATTGTAGTTTTAAATAAAAATAATAATTACTTTCTCTCACCTTCTGTATCGCCTGTTCTTCATAATCTCGGTGTGATGCTTCCTTACTCTGCACTACACCACTTACTTTTTACCTACACTAATGAGCCAGCATATGTAATGACCTCTGCCAATATCCCTGGAGAACCCATGCTCATTGATAATAAAGAGATAATATCAAAACTTGATGGAATAGCTGACTATTACCTCCTACACAACCGTAAAATAGTTAACAGGTGTGATGACTCTGTTGTCAGATTTAGGGGAGATGATATGGCATTTATAAGACGTTCACGAGGTTATGTTCCTGAACCATATGATTTTACTAAAATAGCTTCTGATATAAATGTACTTGCACTTGGCCCAGAAATAGATGTAACATTCTCACTTCTTAAAGAGGGTAAATGCTATGTCTCCCAACACATAGGAGACACAACTAAGTATGAAACATTTAGATATTTAGAAAACGCTGTAGATCATATGATGAATATTACCAAGACTGAATCTGTTGATGTAGTTGCATGCGATCTGCATCCAATGTTCTTCACCACCAAACTTGCAGAGAAAATGGGTAAAGATCTTGGATCTGAAATTTTAAAGGTGCAACACCACCACGCCCATGCTGCAGCCCTATGTGTTGACAATAGCGTTGATGAACTCATATGCATAGCAGCAGACGGTGTAGGCTACGGTGATGATGGAAATGCTTGGGGAGGTGAAATTCTCCTATCACATGGATCTAGTTACAAAAGGCTGGGCAGTCTAATGCAACAAAATATGGCTGGTGGTGATTTAACAACCAAATATCCTGCAAGAATGGTCATGTCAATGTTGTTTAAACACATTGCTACTGATGATCTAGTGGATCTAATGAAAACAGAATACATAGAATACTTCAAACATGGCAACATTGAAGTGGATCTCGTTGCAAAACAGCTTCAACAGAATTTTAACACAAGTATCACTACAAGTACAGGCAGAGTTCTTGATTCCATATCCACTGTACTGGGAATTTGTGGAAAAAGAACCTATGAAGGCGAATGTGCTATGAAACTCGAATCTGCAGCGTATTATGGTAAAGATACGCTTGAAATTCCAATTGAAATTGATAAAAGCCCTATAAATGGAATGGAAACTCTAAATACATCCAAAATTTTAATTTCAGCTTTAGAAATGAAACAAAATGGGGGAAAAATAGCCAATATAGCAGTTGCTGCACAGAAAGCATTAGCTCTTGGGCTTGCAGAAATGGCTATAAATGCTGCTGATAAAACCGGAGTCAAAATTATAGGTGGTTCTGGAGGAGTTTTCTATAATGAGGCCATAAGTGTTACAGTGAAGAAAGCGGTTGAATCTGCAGGTTATAACTTTGTACAACATAAGAATACTTGTGCCGGTGATGGTTCTGTATCAATTGGGCAAGCAGCAATTGCAGCCTGGAAATCAAAGGGAATTTAA
- a CDS encoding ArsR family transcriptional regulator has translation MDLEAILDVMGCKTRRDIINLLTDEPRFVSEISKELEVGQKAIIEHLRAMEELGLLSSSFQKIERGRPRKYYDISQDIQIQIFIGPGAIKMNVIGQEFSELHTLEGRIHMGETEVTEELQKLIKKYDNAKKHAEKLLSDLEVQKDKTSQ, from the coding sequence GAAGCAATACTTGATGTGATGGGCTGTAAAACCCGAAGGGATATCATAAATCTTTTAACTGACGAGCCCAGATTTGTGAGTGAAATATCGAAGGAACTTGAAGTTGGACAGAAGGCCATAATAGAACATCTGAGGGCAATGGAAGAATTAGGGTTACTCAGTTCTTCATTCCAAAAAATAGAAAGGGGTAGGCCTAGGAAGTACTATGACATATCTCAGGACATTCAAATACAGATTTTTATAGGTCCTGGTGCAATTAAGATGAACGTTATAGGTCAGGAATTCTCAGAGCTACACACACTAGAGGGCAGAATTCACATGGGTGAAACAGAAGTAACAGAAGAACTTCAAAAACTTATTAAAAAATATGACAATGCAAAAAAACATGCAGAAAAACTTTTAAGTGATCTTGAAGTCCAGAAAGATAAAACATCCCAATGA